ATGAAGCGGGCAAGATACTGCGAGATCAGGCCAAGATTGCAGATCGGACCCTCGTCGGAGCCCCGCTCTGCCAGATCGAACATCTTTCTAAAATGCTTGAAACCGCAAAGTTGGTAGAAAAGATCGAGAACGGACCAGTCAACTGAAGTCATGCGGTTGAAGATGTATTGGACCGGGAAGGGTTGTTTTGCTACTTCACGTTTCTTGATAATATTCTCAAAAGCCTTGCTTTGTATGATTTTTCGAGCCCGTTCAGACAATGTTCCGATCCTCAGGATATCACGCACCATCGGGTCCCACTTGAACTCGGTTTTCAAATCAATCTTTTTTCGTTTGGCATAATTCATCAGCGCATCGTAGTCAGCACCGATCAGATCAAGTTCTTTTTGTTTGTCTTTGACGTATTCTTTCAAGGCATCGTCAGACTTCATCAGTTCTTCTGCCTTCGATTCATAGGCGTCGATTAAAACAAAAAAATTTGCCAGGTTTCCCCGCCTTTGGGTTCTTTCCGGACGGCCCAGTATTTTTGCGAATAGGCCGAACATGGCCACCGCTTCTTCTACTTCAACAAAAGTCCCCGCACGGGGCGCATAGACAGACAGGCCGACGTTTTCCAATGCCGCTTTTAGTCCTGCTGCTTTTTTGGTTTTTAGAGAAGGAAAAAGAAATGCGATCTGATTGGGGTCGGAAACCCTCTTCGATGTGATCAATTTTTTCGTAAAGGCCGCGATTTCTTCATAGACAAGTTCTGGTTCCAGAAAGGAACTCACGGCGACCGAGGGTTCTTTATCCGTACTTTTAGCTTTGATCTTCTTATCTGCAATACGGTGAAATCCTTTGCCATCGTCCTTTTTCCAGTCATTGCGATCCATGAAACTGGTATAGAAATCGACAATTCGTTTGCGAGACCTGTAGTTAATATCCAGATCTATTCGACGAGGCTTTGCTTTGATATAACTTTTGCAGCGCTCTTCAAACTCGACAAAATTTTCAACCGTCGCTCCGCGAAACCGGTAAAGCGCCTGATCATCGTCACCTACGATGCAGATATTCTGACTTCCCTTGGCAAGATGAAAATAGATTTTTTCCTGGATCGCATTCGTGTCCTGGTATTCATCGATGATCACGTGCCTGAAGATTTTGTGACCATTTTCGGATTTGGTAAGAGACTCATACGCGGCCTGTTGAAGCAGAGAAAAATCAGTGGATCTGATTTTTCTGTTGGCCCCCAAAGAATTCAGATAATAATCATACATTTTTGATATTTGGATCAGGCTCTCATCCTTTGTCCTCAAATGTGCCGGACGCACTAGTTCCTCCGACATACGATTGAAGAAACTTATCGCATTAGTGGTCGCCTCGTGTCGGGAGCCGTTATTCCCGTTCTTGAGATAGAGATTCACAGCCCTATTGGCGTCCTCAATTTCCTTGAAGCCTGCATGTTTAATCATTTCAGGCCAATGCTCACGATACACATGAAAATACTGATCCAGTTCGTCGAGAAGGACAGGCGGATGGGCACGATGTCCGTCATTCGAAAGCCGCCTATCTGAAATGAGTTTTTGACAAATGGAATGCACGGTTCCGATAGACATCTTTGAGATATCGTAAGGCTTCCCGGTCTTGTTTGTCACCAATCCGAGTAGAGCGATGAGGCCTTCTTTGAGTTGAAAAGCCGCTTTTTCGGTAAAGGTGCTTAAGAAGATTTCCTGAGGATCGACTTGATGGAATACGATCAGATTCAACGTTCGCCACAAAAGCACCCTTGTCTTGCCTGACCCCGGACCGGCCGCCAGAAACAATGGTCCGTCAACATACAAGATAGCCTCCCGCTGACTATCGTTAGGCTTGAAATCTTTCATTTTCCAGAGTTCTTCGATTGACAGAGACATCGTTTAGAATAAAATTGATCGCTATGATTTGTGTAAAAACGTAATGCGCTTAGAATCAAATGTCAATAGATTTGGACGGTGTATAACATAAGCGCTGCACACACGGCAACCGCCAGAACTGTCTTTTACGTTAAATGCACTTCGCTCAAATATTGTTTTTTCGCATGTTGTCTTTTTTTTGAATTCAACTTCGAGACGATTATTCTCAATTGTATGACGCTGTTATTCAGTTCTATATCATTCTACTGCATTTAATGGATATTAATGAGCGATAGACTTGTTTAAGGTGTTTATTCGCAAGAACAAAGAGTTAAATTTTGGAGTTTCACATCTACTCCCTCAACAAAAAAAGCTCAGATTACTCTGAGCTTTTGCGGAGAAGGGGAGATTCGAACTCCCGATACGGCTTTACAACCGTATGGCGGTTTAGCAAACCGCTGCCTTAAGCCACTCGGCCACCTCTCCCAATGCATTCGTATATGGATCACATCCAAAAGAACAGCGGAGGATGAGGGACTCGAACCCCCAAGTCCTTTCGGACGGCAGTTTTCAAGACTGCTGACTTACCAATTAGCCTAATCCTCCATTCCAAAAAGGCCATTTACCTACCGTCTTAAAAACGGGACGCAATATAGGTGAAACCATCATTGCAGTCAACTATTTATTCGCTTAAATCACTTTGAGGCGTGTATTAGCAAAAAAAGTTTTCTGCCCCAACGCCTTCGACCGATCTTCCGCCGTACCGTAGTGAATAATGCTTACCATAGAAGCCAGATTGCGCGCAACCTGCATAAAAGCTTTGGCATTCACCGAATCCGGTTTCGCCAAAACGATCGGCGTACCGGCATCGCCCGCCATACGCGTCTCGATATCCAGCGGCACTTCACCCAAAAAAGGTACTTCATATTTTTCAGCCGCCTTTTGCGCTCCCCCATGCGAAAAAATATCCGTACGGTGATTACAATTGGGGCACACATAATAACTCATATTTTCGATAATACCGAGAATCGGCACATTGACTTTTTGGAACATCCCCACGCCGCGTTTGGCATCCAAGAGGGCGACATCCTGCGGCGTTGTCACGATGACGGCGCCGACAAGATGAACAACCTGCGACAGCGTAAGCTGCGCATCTCCTGTACCGGGCGGCATATCCACGATCAGATAATCCAGTTCGCCCCAGGCCACATCGCGCATCAACTGGGTCAGCGCCTGTGCGACCATAGGACCGCGCCATACAAGCGCTTGCTCCTCCGGCATAAGAAATCCGATGGACATCATCTGAATGCCGTGATGCAGGATCGGGTCCATACGCTGACCATCCGTGGAACCCGGCTTCTCCGAAGTCCCCATCATCAGCGGAATACTCGGCCCGTAAATATCGGCGTCCAATAATCCGACTTTCGCACCCAACATACCAAGCGCTACCGCGAGATTGGTCGCGACGGTGGACTTTCCCACACCGCCTTTACCGCTCGCTACAGCAATGACGTTTTTAACACCGGGCAATAAATTACTTTGGTTCATGGAACCTTTATTTGCCGGAATCCGCGACGTCATGGTGATTTCCACCGAGGTCACGCCGCTGATCTTAGCCACGGCATCATGACTTTGCTGTTTGAGCAAATCTTTGACGGGACAAGCCGGTGTGGTCAATTCGATCTTGAACGCCACTTTACCGCCGTCAATGACGATGTCTTTTACAAATCCGAGCGATACGATGTCTTTATGCAAATCGGGATCTTGTACTATTTTCAATGCAGCCAATACTTGCTCTGACGTCAACATATTTTACTGAGCTCCTGGTGTTTTATATACCGTCTTTCAAAACCGGCTGTATCGGACCTTCGATGCGGCCTTCGATAAACTGCTGGACGACGGGATCGTTTGTAGATTTCAGTTGGTCGATAGTTCCGTTAAATCGCACCTGACCGTAGTGCAGCATCGCCACGCGATCAGAAATCGTGTACACACTGCGCATATCATGCGTGACGACGATAGAAGTAATCTTGAGTTCTTCATTGAGCCGCACGATCAAGTCATCAATGATCGCCGACATGATGGGATCCAAACCGGTGGTCGGTTCATCATACAGTACGTATTTAGGATCCATGGCAAGCGCACGGGCCAAGCTCACGCGTTTTCGCATACCACCCGAGAGTTCGGATGGTTTGTATTTTTCAATACCCGGCAAGCCGACCATATCCAGCAATTTGGCAGCTTTGACGCTCATTTCCTGTTTGCTCATTTTGGTATGCTCATACAGACCGAGAGTGATATTTTCTTCGACGGTCATCGAATCAAATAACGCACCGTTTTGAAACACGAGCCCCATTTTTTTTCGCACTTCGGAAAGTTCGTCACGCGTCAGTTTTCCTATTTCTTCATTTTCGATAAGAACGCGCCCTCGGTCCGGTGTCAATAAGCCGACGATGTGTTTGAGCAAAACACTTTTACCGCAACCGCTGCGCCCGATAATGGTCGTAACTTTACCGGACTCGATTTCGAGGTTGACGCCGCTGAGAATTTTTTTATCGCGGAAATATTTGTATAAATCAAAAACTTGGATCATACTTTTTTTTATTATAAGAGCAACACGGAGGCGACCAAATAATCATTGACGAGAATCGCCGCGCTGGATAATACAAACGCTTTGATCGTGGCCATACCTACGCCCTCGGCACCACCCTCTGTCGCAAAACCGACAAAACATCCGACGATCGCTGTGGAGGCACCAAAAAATACGGCTTTGATAAGACCGGAAAACAAATCGGTCATGGTCATAAATTTTTGCACGCTTGACAAAAACGCCTGCGGCGAAACATCCATCGTCGT
The sequence above is a segment of the bacterium genome. Coding sequences within it:
- the apbC gene encoding iron-sulfur cluster carrier protein ApbC, whose amino-acid sequence is MLTSEQVLAALKIVQDPDLHKDIVSLGFVKDIVIDGGKVAFKIELTTPACPVKDLLKQQSHDAVAKISGVTSVEITMTSRIPANKGSMNQSNLLPGVKNVIAVASGKGGVGKSTVATNLAVALGMLGAKVGLLDADIYGPSIPLMMGTSEKPGSTDGQRMDPILHHGIQMMSIGFLMPEEQALVWRGPMVAQALTQLMRDVAWGELDYLIVDMPPGTGDAQLTLSQVVHLVGAVIVTTPQDVALLDAKRGVGMFQKVNVPILGIIENMSYYVCPNCNHRTDIFSHGGAQKAAEKYEVPFLGEVPLDIETRMAGDAGTPIVLAKPDSVNAKAFMQVARNLASMVSIIHYGTAEDRSKALGQKTFFANTRLKVI
- a CDS encoding ABC transporter ATP-binding protein, translated to MIQVFDLYKYFRDKKILSGVNLEIESGKVTTIIGRSGCGKSVLLKHIVGLLTPDRGRVLIENEEIGKLTRDELSEVRKKMGLVFQNGALFDSMTVEENITLGLYEHTKMSKQEMSVKAAKLLDMVGLPGIEKYKPSELSGGMRKRVSLARALAMDPKYVLYDEPTTGLDPIMSAIIDDLIVRLNEELKITSIVVTHDMRSVYTISDRVAMLHYGQVRFNGTIDQLKSTNDPVVQQFIEGRIEGPIQPVLKDGI
- a CDS encoding ATP-dependent helicase, which gives rise to MSLSIEELWKMKDFKPNDSQREAILYVDGPLFLAAGPGSGKTRVLLWRTLNLIVFHQVDPQEIFLSTFTEKAAFQLKEGLIALLGLVTNKTGKPYDISKMSIGTVHSICQKLISDRRLSNDGHRAHPPVLLDELDQYFHVYREHWPEMIKHAGFKEIEDANRAVNLYLKNGNNGSRHEATTNAISFFNRMSEELVRPAHLRTKDESLIQISKMYDYYLNSLGANRKIRSTDFSLLQQAAYESLTKSENGHKIFRHVIIDEYQDTNAIQEKIYFHLAKGSQNICIVGDDDQALYRFRGATVENFVEFEERCKSYIKAKPRRIDLDINYRSRKRIVDFYTSFMDRNDWKKDDGKGFHRIADKKIKAKSTDKEPSVAVSSFLEPELVYEEIAAFTKKLITSKRVSDPNQIAFLFPSLKTKKAAGLKAALENVGLSVYAPRAGTFVEVEEAVAMFGLFAKILGRPERTQRRGNLANFFVLIDAYESKAEELMKSDDALKEYVKDKQKELDLIGADYDALMNYAKRKKIDLKTEFKWDPMVRDILRIGTLSERARKIIQSKAFENIIKKREVAKQPFPVQYIFNRMTSVDWSVLDLFYQLCGFKHFRKMFDLAERGSDEGPICNLGLISQYLARFMEKYATVITAGYLSEKKFVNSFFTSYLYALFRLGESEYEDADDPFPKGRIPFLTIHQAKGLEFPVVVLGSVFKTERKASQVEHIVRECLKKEGEPLDRISVFDNMRTFYVALSRPKNLLIIPRYKGTKGASPVFKEIFAEDRLPTLKEIDIKALPQAVDDHEDLGKVYSYTGDYLLFQKCPRQYMVFRKYGFVPSRSQTMFFGSLVHKTIEDLHYFLIQQRESQKV